From Actinosynnema mirum DSM 43827, a single genomic window includes:
- a CDS encoding LysR family transcriptional regulator produces the protein MQPHQLAYFLAVAETGSFTRGARRAGVVQSAVSAAVTQLERELGAELFERHYHRVSLTAEGEALLPRARDVLTALDAAREAVAGARGELVGTVRLGTISFTGPLDLAGLLRSFAARHPRVEVHLRQTTSGTATSLDDLRSGALDLALVSTPADGLPGVALTEIHREPLVLVCGRDHPLASAERVGIGQLAGEPFIDFPTGWGNRAVIDHAFASAGVTRAIRTEVTDFALARTLVEHGLGLSIFPAGAVDGPADGPVARVPIRESPEWTIKLARPAPRREGTAATALARAVLDAARA, from the coding sequence GTGCAACCCCACCAGCTGGCCTACTTCCTCGCGGTCGCGGAGACCGGCTCGTTCACCAGGGGCGCGCGCCGCGCGGGCGTGGTCCAGTCCGCCGTGTCCGCCGCCGTCACCCAGCTGGAGCGGGAGCTGGGGGCCGAGCTGTTCGAGCGCCACTACCACCGGGTGAGCCTGACCGCCGAGGGCGAGGCGCTGCTGCCGCGCGCCCGCGACGTGCTGACCGCGCTCGACGCCGCGCGCGAGGCCGTCGCGGGCGCCAGGGGCGAGCTGGTCGGGACGGTCCGGCTCGGCACGATCAGCTTCACCGGACCGCTCGACCTGGCCGGTCTCCTGCGGTCGTTCGCCGCGCGGCACCCGAGGGTGGAGGTCCACCTGCGCCAGACCACCTCGGGCACCGCGACCTCGCTGGACGACCTGCGCTCCGGCGCGCTCGACCTCGCCCTGGTGTCCACCCCGGCGGACGGGCTGCCCGGCGTCGCGCTGACCGAGATCCACCGCGAACCGCTGGTCCTGGTCTGCGGGCGCGACCACCCGCTCGCCTCGGCGGAGCGGGTGGGGATCGGGCAGCTCGCGGGGGAGCCGTTCATCGACTTCCCCACCGGCTGGGGCAACCGGGCCGTCATCGACCACGCCTTCGCCTCGGCGGGCGTCACGCGCGCCATCCGCACCGAGGTGACCGACTTCGCCCTCGCCCGCACCCTGGTGGAGCACGGGCTCGGGCTGTCGATCTTCCCGGCGGGCGCGGTGGACGGCCCTGCCGACGGCCCGGTCGCCCGCGTGCCGATCCGCGAGTCCCCGGAGTGGACGATCAAGCTCGCCCGCCCCGCCCCGCGCCGCGAGGGCACGGCCGCCACCGCCCTCGCCCGAGCGGTCCTGGACGCCGCGCGCGCCTAG